CGGCGACGCGCCGGAATCGGCCAACACCCGGGCGGGCGAAATTCACCATTTCAAAATGAATCGATGGTGCGCGGCGCCGATTACGCCAAGTTTTAGTTACCAATCTGAATCAATGGCAATACATCGACATGCGAATATTCGTCCAGCATTTCAAAGAACGCCGCAATCACACAATGCGCCCGGCACGCAGGCAGCGCGCGAACATCTGCCGCAGTGAGAGAAAAACTTGCGGCTGCGAAGCGAACCATCGCGCAGCCGGCGCCCCGCGCCACTGGGGTGCATCAGGCGATGAACAAGAAAAACTGGCTCACACGTTAGAAAATGCCTCTACCTCGTTGCTGCATTGCATCGATATCATTCGGCTGGAGATGAATCTCGCCGCTTCCAGGTGCGACCGGCCGGTTCGCCACACGAGCCGCGCACCGGCGATGCGGCGGTGGCGGGCGGGATGGCGAGGCAGACACTCGCCGTGTGACTTCGTCGCAAAATCGAGCAAGGGTATCCCGATGAATAATGCCTTGAGTAATGTATCGCGCGGCCGGTTCGAAGCCGCGATGGCGCGGTGGTTGCGACAGCAGGACGCCGCACCGTCGTTCACGCGCGACCGCGCCGGCTGCGGCCTGCAACAGGCGGCCCGCGCCGCCCGGCACGGCGGGATCCGGGCTCATGCCGCCATCGCGGCCACGCTGCTGGTCGAGACGAAACCGGTACGCGCGCGCGCCCCTCTATTCCGGCGACAGACGGAACGGCCCGCGGCACCGGACATCCGTCCGGCCGCCGCGCGCCGCGCATCATGACGGCGCCGGCCTCGCGGCCGGGCTCGCCGAGCAGCGCGACGGCCCGCCGCTCGGCCTGGCGCTCGCCGCAGGAGCCACCCGCCGCCGCCAACGGCCGCGCCAGCGTCGCGGTACTGGCCGTGATCGACGATCCGCGGCTCGTCGGCAGCGACGAGGCGCCGTTCGTCGACGTCGCGACCTACTGGCCCGCCACCGGCTGCTGGACGGTGACGCTGCAGTGCCGCGCCTCCGACACCGCCACCGATTCGCCGGTGCGCGTGGCTCTCTGGCAGCCCCTGCCGGTGGTGCCGTCCGCCTTGCTCGGCGCGCCCGGCCGCAAGCGCTTTGCCGCGGCGAAGCGCTCCTCGGCCTAGATCCGGACCGCGGCCACGGCCGACCACCGGCCCGGGTTCCGTGCCATGCGCCGGGGCGCCGGACGCGCCCCGGGTCGAGCCCGCCGCGCGCGGACGGCACGGCGCCCCCGCCGGGCGACAGCACGAGAGCCACGCGCCGCGCGTCGCGTCACGACGCGGCCGCCGCCGTGGCTCGGCGACAATGGCTCGGCGACAATGGCGAAGCGGCAACGGCGAAGCGACAAACGGCTAAAATACCGGCGCCTCATCCGCCCGCGCGGCCTCTCCCGCCCGCGCCTCCGCCACCCCGCCCGTTCCCAATCCTGAGCATGTCATCAACGCCGGACGCCACCCCGACCTCGGTTCCGCTGGGCCGCTTCGAGATCGATCTGGTCGGCCGCGAGCTGCGGGAGAACGGCAGCGCGGTACGGCTGGGCGCGCGCGCGTTCGCGATCCTGGAAATGCTGGCCGCGGCCGATGGCCGGCTGGTCACGAAGGACGCGCTGCTGGACGCGATCTGGCCCGACACGTTCGTGGAGGAAAACACGCTGCAGGTGCATCTGTCGGCGCTGCGCCGCGCGCTCGGCGACCAACGCGACTGCATCATGACGGTGCCGGGACGCGGCTACCGGCTGGTTCGGCGCGCCGCCGCCGAGCCGCCGCGCGGCGCGCAGCCTGCCGCGCGCCTGCCTCGGCACCCGGACGTGATCGGCCGCACCCACGCCGTCGCGGCCGTGCGCGAAGCGCTTGGCCAGACGCGCGTGCTCACGCTGACGGGCGCCGGCGGCATCGGCAAGACCACCTTGTCGATGGCCGTGGCGAGCGCGATCGAGGCCGGTGTGCCCGGCAGCGTGCATCTGATCGAGCTGGCCTCGATGCAGGGCGCGGCCGAGATCGTCGCGGCCGTCGAGGCCGGCGTCGGCCTGCGGCTGCCGCACCCCGCCTCCGCAGGCGGCCCGCTGCCGGCGCCGGCCGGCACGCCGCGGCTGCTGCTGCTCGACAACGCCGAGCACATGATCGTCGAGGTCGCGCGCGTCGTGGAATGCCTGCTCGCCGCCGTGCCGGCACTGCGCATCCTGGTGACGAGCCGCGAGCCGCTGCGCATCGCCGCCGAGGCGGTGTTCGCCGTCGAGCCGCTCGACGTGCCGCAGCGCGACGCCGACGAGGCGGCCATCCTGCAGCGCTCCGCCGTGCAGCTGTTCCTCGCGCGCGTGCAGGCGATGCGCGGCGGCCTCCATGAAAAGCGCGGCAGCGCGGCCGAACTGCGGCTGATCGGCGAGATCTGCCGCCGCCTCGACGGCATTCCGCTCGCGATCGAGCTGGCCGCCGCGCGCGTCGTCAGCTTCGGCGTCGACGGCGTCCACCAGCGGCTGTCCGACCGGCTCTCGCTGCTGTCGGGCGGTTTTCGCACCGCGCTGCCGCGCCACCAGACGCTGCGCGCCGCGTTCGACTGGAGCTTCGCGCTGCTCGATGGCGAGAGCCGCGCGCTGTTGCGGCGGCTCGCGCCGTTCGGCGGCACGTTCTCGCTGGAAGCGATGTGCGCCGTGGCCTGCGACCGCGAGCTGACGGTGCGCGCCGTGGTGGACGGGATCGGCGAACTGGTGGCGAAGTCGCTCGTCGGCGTGGAGTTCGACGGCCCGGTGGCACGCTACCGCCTGTCCGAGTCCACGCGCGCCTACGCGCTCGAACAACTGCACGCGGCCGGCGAGGCGCAGGCGCTCGCCGCACGCCACGCGCGCTACCTCGCCTCGCTGTTCCGCGGCGACGCGGCCGCCTCCGGCTTCTCCGGCGTGGACGACGCCCCCGGCATGCGGCAGGCGCTGGCCGATGCGCGCGGCGCCGTCGATTGGGCCTTCTCGCCCGACGGCGACACGCAGCTCGGCGTCGAGCTGTCCGCCACGCTGGTGGTCTCGCTGCTGGAGAACGCGCAGATCGAGGAATGCGGCCGGCGCGCCGCACAGGCGCTGGCCGCGCTCGAGGCGCTGCCCGCCGGATCGATCGCGCCGATCGACGTGCTGCGCCTCAAGCTCGCGCTCGCCGCGGTGCTGCCGAACCTGACCGGCCCGATCCAGCGCGCCGAGGACCTGTGGCTCGAGGTTCATGCGCACGCGGAGCGCAGCGGCAACGACGCGTTGCTCGCGCGCGCGTTCTGGGGGCTCTGGAACGTCACGCTCTCGGCCGGCAAGGTCCACGAGGCGCTGCATTACTCGCGCCGCTTCGAGCGCTTCGCGAGAGAGACGGGCTGCGTCGCGCACCAGGTGCTGGCGACCCAGCTCACGGCGGTGGCCGAGCATTGCCGAGGCGACCACGAGATCGCGCGCGGCAAGCTCGAGCAGGGGCTGCGCCACATGGCGGCCCATCCCGAGCATGCCGAGTCGGTCCGGCACTTCGCCGTGGACCCGCGCGCCATCGCCTATTCGGGGCTCGCGCGCATCCACTGGCTGCGCGGCGATACCGACGAGGCCGCGAAGCTGACCAGCCTGGCGCTCGGCCTGATCCCGGCCGAGACCATGGAGCCGTGGTTCACGCACGTGCTCGGCGTCGTGGCGGTGCCGCTGGCGCTGATCTCCGGCGATCGCGCGCGCGCCGCGCACTACCTCTCGATCATGAAATCGCAGACCACGCTGCACCGGCTCACGCTGTGGCGCGAGTTCGGCGACTGCCTCGCCTGCATCCTCGCGATTCGCGAAGGCCGGCCCGACGCCGGCCTGCCCCAGCTCGAAAGCGCGCTCGACTCGCTGCAGGCGCGCGGCTTTCACCGCCTGACCATGCCGCTCGTGGTCGAATGCGCGCTGGCGCTCGTCGCCGCCGGCCGCATCGGCGATGCGCTCGCCCGGCTGCACGCGGCCCAGGCATCGTGCGAGAAGCACGGCGCGCTGTACTTCATGCCCGAACTGCTGCGCGCGCTCGGGCTGGCGGCCCAGGCGCAGGCCGCCGCGCTCGCGGCCGGCAGCCCGGAACAGCGGCGCGGCACCGCGCGCGCCCTGGCGTACTTCTCGGACGCGATCGCCATGGCGCGCTCGCAAGGAGCCCGCATGTGGGAACTGCGGGCCGCGCTCTGCCTCGCGCGCCTGCCCCAGTCACCCGAGGCGATGGCCGACGCGCGCGCCGCGCTGCATGCGCTCGCCCCGCATTTCGATCGCCGCAGCAGCGTGCCGGAGATTCGCGAGCTGCTTGCGGCGCTGCCCGCAGGAGCGTGAGCGCGCCCCGGACTCCGCCGCGCTCCGGCGCCGCCCGTGCGGAATCAATCGCGGCGCGTGTGCCAGTCCGGCAGCGGCGTCGCGCCGGGCATCCGCGCGCGCTTGCTGCGCCGCCCGAGCGCGGGGGAACGACGCGGCTGATCGCACCAGGTTCCGGCCGCGCGGCGCACGGCGGCATCGAACGAGGCATCCTCGACGGTGTGGTGCCCGTCGATCGTCAGTTGCCAGCCGTTGCGCGTGCGCGTGCAGGCGACGCGGTCCTCTTCCATCAGGTCGGCGTACCAGCGCCAGACGCGCGCGTCGTCCAGGTTCGCGCGCACCGCCGCGGCGAGTCGGACGAGTTCAAGCTGCTGTTGCGTGCCCTGCTGTTGCGTACCCATGTGGCTCCCCGTCGATGCCTGCGTTCACCAGCCGAATTTCGCCTCGACGCCGAGGTAGTCGCCGTTGCGCGCGCCGAGCGCGCGCAACGAATCGCCGACCTCGAAATGGACCGCCTCGAAGGCGAGCGCGAGATGGTCGTCCACGATCCAGTCGGCGCGCAGCTGCCCGTACATGCCGCTCCAGCGGCTGCCGCTGCCGGCCGTGCCCGGCACCGCCGCCATGCCCTGCCCGTACACCGCGTCGGCCGTCGTCGCGCGCCACTGCAGCCCCAGCGCCGTCGTCAGCGTGAGCTGGGGAGTGACGTGGAAGGTCACCGACGGCTTCAGGTGGATCAGGTTGCTGTAGCCCGCGTAGCCGGCCAGCGTGAAGTAGTAGCCGTTCGGAAACAGCGGATTGAAGGTGCCGACATGCCCGTCACCGGGGTGGCGGTCGCCCGAGGCGCCGTCCAGCTGCAGGCCCAGGCGCGGCGCGCCCGGCAGCGCGGCCAGGGTGTAGCCGGCCAGCGCGCCGAAGGCCCAGGCGCCCACCGTGGCGCGACCGACGTGGCCGGTCTGCGCCATCGCCTCCACGTCCCAGTCGAACGGCGCCTGCCTGCCGGCGTAGCGCGCGTCGAACACGTCGCGCAGCTCGGTGCCGCTCGCGTCGGCGAAGCGTGCGCCGTCGCGCGCGTAGCGCGACCAGTAGGCCGACAGGTCGCCGGGGCCGACGCCGCTGCGCTCCACGCGCACGCCGCTGAATGTCAGGTGACGGTTCGAGGTGTCGTCGAAAGCGTCCAGGTCGCGATACTGCACCGGCCGCGTGACATAGCCGATGAAGCGCCATCGGCCGATTTCATAGTCGGCCCAGATCGCGTCGAAGGCCTGACGCACGTTCGGGCCGTCGCGCACCGAGACGAAGCGCTGCAGGTCGAAGGCCATCTCCTGCCGGCCGATGCGCGCCTTGAAGGTGCCGGGGCCGAGCCGGTGCACATAGGCGACGAACGCCTGCTCGAGATCGAGCGGATTGCGGTCGACGGGCGACACGGCGTCCTTGCCGAACGCGCGCGCGTCCTCCACCTGCGCGAACGCCTGCAGGTGCTCGCCGAAACGCGCGTCGAGATGCAGCTCGGCGCGCTGGATCAGGTAGCTGTCGGGCCGCGCGGCGCCGAGCCCGAACAAGGGCGTGTGGTTCAGCTCGAAGCGCTCGCGCAGGTTCGCGCCGAGCGACAGATACCAGCTCGGGTCGCTGCCCAGCGGCAGGTACTTGAGGCCGTCCAGCGGCCGGCGCGGCAGGCACGGATCGGCCAGCGCCCCCCAGTGCTCCTGCCAGCGGTTGAACGAGGGAATCGGCCGCGTCGCCGTACAGGCCGGCGCGGTGTCGGCGGCGGCGCACACCCCTTGCAGCAGCACGAGCGCCGCCGCGCCGAGCGCGACGCGCCACGCGGCCCATCGCGCGCGTCCGGCTCGCGGCATACCGCCCATCGTCTCGGCCGGCATGCGCTCAGTTCGCCGCGGCGGCGTCGAACTGGTGCAGCTCGGCCACGTAGCCGCCCGGGAACGCGACCATCGCCGTGCGGCCTTCCAGGTTGGCCGCCGGCTCGACCAGCACCTCGACCTTGGCGGCGCGCGCCTTGGCCAGCGTCGCGTCCAGGTCTGCCACGCGATAGCCGGTGGTTTCCAGGCCGTAGGGATAGGGCAGCTTGCCGTCGGTCACGAACACCAGCATGTTGCCGAAGCCCGACTCGATGCGCACCCGGCGGATCGATTCGCCCGGCTTGCCGACTTCGGCGCCGTCGGCATGACGCAGGTCCGACACGATCCGGCCGTGCGAGAAGCGCAAGAAGCGCTTGATGAAGTTCGACGCTTCGTATTTCGACACATAGACGCGGTTGTCCGGCACCAGCGTGAGCGGCGCATACGCAGGCGCCTTGGTGTGCCAGTAGAGCTGCATCGTCAGGCCGCCCGGCCACTGGATGATCGCGTCCTTGCCGATCGGATCGTCGAACGGCTCGACCAGCACGTCGGCGCCCGCCGCGCGCGCGGCCCGCACCGCGCGGTCGATGTCGGTGACGAGGTAGCCGGTGCGTTCGCTGCCGAACGGACGCGGAATCGGCGTCTGGAACGCGAACACCGACAGCATCCCCACCGGCGTCTGCACGTACTGCGAGGCGGTCTTGCTCGGCGTCGGCGTCACCGTGAACACGGCGCGCGGCGAGGCCTTGCCGCCGAAGGTCGCGACGAAGCTGTCGACGAACGCGTCGATGTCGGCGCTCGCGACGTAGACATGGGTGGTGTCGTATTGCGGGCCGACCGATACCACCGCGGCGCCGGCGGCCGACGACGCGTAGCGCGCCTCGTCCGCGAACGAAGGCGTGGCGGACCACATCAGGCCGACGGCGGCGAGCGCGACGGCAAGCACGCGCGCCGGGCGCGAGAAGGCGGAGTAGTTCATGTGGGGCTCCTGTTTGAAGAAAGGAAAGCAAAACGGATCGCCGGGCGGCCGCGCAGGCGCGCCGCCGACGGCAAGGCAGGGCCGGGCCGCGTCATCGGGCAGGCGCCGCTGCGGGCCACCCACCGCGCAGCGCGGCCAGCGCGAGCGCGGCCAGCAGCACGAGCGGCACGCCGAGCGCCCAGAACGAGGCGGCGCGCCAGCCCAGCGCGCCGCCGCCGGCGCCGAGCGCGAACGCGGCGATCGGCGGCAGCATCCGCGCGAGGCGGCCGCGCGTGTCGCGGCGCCGCGCCGGCGAGCTGCCCGGCGCGACCAGTTCGCAGACGTCGAGCACCGCCTGCGTGACGTTGCCCGTCATCACGGTATTGGCCGCAAGGCCGCGCGTGGCGAGCTTCGCATGCGCGTTCTGCACGCCCATCGCGGCCGCGCCGAGCAGCCCGCAGGCGATCGCGAGCGGTGCGTCGATGCCGACGACCGGCGCGGCGCCCACCCCCGCCAGCATGAACGCCGCGAGCAGCGCGAATTGCAGGCCGTACAGCGCGCCCGCGTGCCGGGCCATCGCGCCGCCGCCCGCGGCCGGCTCCGCCGTCGCGCCGGCCGTGATGCGGGCGCCGACGATGCCGGCCACGAACGCCGGGAACGCGAGCAGCTTGACGAGCACGCCGCCGCCCGCGCCCGCGATGCCGGCGCCGATCAGGATGAAGTTGCCGGTGACGTGCGCGACGAACAGGCCGAACAGCGCGACGAAGCCGAGCGTGTCGACGTAGCCGGCCACGAACGCGAGCAGCACGTTCTCGTGACGCAGTGCGACGCGCATCCAGCCCGCGCCCGGCGTGTCGGGGGACGCGCTCATGGCTGGCGCTCGGGGCGAGCCGGCGCATCGGCCGAAGCCATCAGCGCGTGCTTCGCGGCGGGGTCCGGCGCGGCCGGCGCGCTCGCGCGCCGCGCCTGCTGGGCCGGCTGCCCCCATTGCGCCTGCACGAACGGGATCGCATGCTCGCCGATCACGATGCCGAGCAGCCCGGCCAGCGCGACGAGCGGCGGCGCCGGCGACTGCACGCGCGAGAAGTAATAGAGCAGCCCGACCACGATGCCGGCGCCCAGCGAAATCAGATATGACATGTCGATGCTCCTAGCCTGGCCGCGATCCCGCCGCGCGCCCCGTGCGCCCGGCTCGGCCCGCGGCCGTTCCTGTCCCGTGTTGCCGGCCGGCTCGCGGCGTTCGGCCGGACGTCTTCAATCGCGCCACGGCGAGCCCAGAATCCGGCCGCAGAAGTTCTCGCGGCAGTAGTCGGGATCGATGCGGTCGAGCACGTCCGCCCCGTTGGTGCCGGCCGCGGTGCGCGGCCGGT
The window above is part of the Burkholderia glumae LMG 2196 = ATCC 33617 genome. Proteins encoded here:
- a CDS encoding VOC family protein; amino-acid sequence: MNYSAFSRPARVLAVALAAVGLMWSATPSFADEARYASSAAGAAVVSVGPQYDTTHVYVASADIDAFVDSFVATFGGKASPRAVFTVTPTPSKTASQYVQTPVGMLSVFAFQTPIPRPFGSERTGYLVTDIDRAVRAARAAGADVLVEPFDDPIGKDAIIQWPGGLTMQLYWHTKAPAYAPLTLVPDNRVYVSKYEASNFIKRFLRFSHGRIVSDLRHADGAEVGKPGESIRRVRIESGFGNMLVFVTDGKLPYPYGLETTGYRVADLDATLAKARAAKVEVLVEPAANLEGRTAMVAFPGGYVAELHQFDAAAAN
- a CDS encoding ATP-binding protein, whose amino-acid sequence is MSSTPDATPTSVPLGRFEIDLVGRELRENGSAVRLGARAFAILEMLAAADGRLVTKDALLDAIWPDTFVEENTLQVHLSALRRALGDQRDCIMTVPGRGYRLVRRAAAEPPRGAQPAARLPRHPDVIGRTHAVAAVREALGQTRVLTLTGAGGIGKTTLSMAVASAIEAGVPGSVHLIELASMQGAAEIVAAVEAGVGLRLPHPASAGGPLPAPAGTPRLLLLDNAEHMIVEVARVVECLLAAVPALRILVTSREPLRIAAEAVFAVEPLDVPQRDADEAAILQRSAVQLFLARVQAMRGGLHEKRGSAAELRLIGEICRRLDGIPLAIELAAARVVSFGVDGVHQRLSDRLSLLSGGFRTALPRHQTLRAAFDWSFALLDGESRALLRRLAPFGGTFSLEAMCAVACDRELTVRAVVDGIGELVAKSLVGVEFDGPVARYRLSESTRAYALEQLHAAGEAQALAARHARYLASLFRGDAAASGFSGVDDAPGMRQALADARGAVDWAFSPDGDTQLGVELSATLVVSLLENAQIEECGRRAAQALAALEALPAGSIAPIDVLRLKLALAAVLPNLTGPIQRAEDLWLEVHAHAERSGNDALLARAFWGLWNVTLSAGKVHEALHYSRRFERFARETGCVAHQVLATQLTAVAEHCRGDHEIARGKLEQGLRHMAAHPEHAESVRHFAVDPRAIAYSGLARIHWLRGDTDEAAKLTSLALGLIPAETMEPWFTHVLGVVAVPLALISGDRARAAHYLSIMKSQTTLHRLTLWREFGDCLACILAIREGRPDAGLPQLESALDSLQARGFHRLTMPLVVECALALVAAGRIGDALARLHAAQASCEKHGALYFMPELLRALGLAAQAQAAALAAGSPEQRRGTARALAYFSDAIAMARSQGARMWELRAALCLARLPQSPEAMADARAALHALAPHFDRRSSVPEIRELLAALPAGA
- a CDS encoding YoaK family protein, producing MSASPDTPGAGWMRVALRHENVLLAFVAGYVDTLGFVALFGLFVAHVTGNFILIGAGIAGAGGGVLVKLLAFPAFVAGIVGARITAGATAEPAAGGGAMARHAGALYGLQFALLAAFMLAGVGAAPVVGIDAPLAIACGLLGAAAMGVQNAHAKLATRGLAANTVMTGNVTQAVLDVCELVAPGSSPARRRDTRGRLARMLPPIAAFALGAGGGALGWRAASFWALGVPLVLLAALALAALRGGWPAAAPAR
- a CDS encoding alginate export family protein; the encoded protein is MPRAGRARWAAWRVALGAAALVLLQGVCAAADTAPACTATRPIPSFNRWQEHWGALADPCLPRRPLDGLKYLPLGSDPSWYLSLGANLRERFELNHTPLFGLGAARPDSYLIQRAELHLDARFGEHLQAFAQVEDARAFGKDAVSPVDRNPLDLEQAFVAYVHRLGPGTFKARIGRQEMAFDLQRFVSVRDGPNVRQAFDAIWADYEIGRWRFIGYVTRPVQYRDLDAFDDTSNRHLTFSGVRVERSGVGPGDLSAYWSRYARDGARFADASGTELRDVFDARYAGRQAPFDWDVEAMAQTGHVGRATVGAWAFGALAGYTLAALPGAPRLGLQLDGASGDRHPGDGHVGTFNPLFPNGYYFTLAGYAGYSNLIHLKPSVTFHVTPQLTLTTALGLQWRATTADAVYGQGMAAVPGTAGSGSRWSGMYGQLRADWIVDDHLALAFEAVHFEVGDSLRALGARNGDYLGVEAKFGW
- a CDS encoding DUF1427 family protein, with the translated sequence MSYLISLGAGIVVGLLYYFSRVQSPAPPLVALAGLLGIVIGEHAIPFVQAQWGQPAQQARRASAPAAPDPAAKHALMASADAPARPERQP